In the Wyeomyia smithii strain HCP4-BCI-WySm-NY-G18 chromosome 2, ASM2978416v1, whole genome shotgun sequence genome, one interval contains:
- the LOC129724883 gene encoding histidine-rich glycoprotein-like translates to MRHFWLLGLVALVLLVSFAEANKKEEAFEESGGSEQGDEHHEKKGEKGDKGYKSKHGMEKKEKGDHAKEEHESHFGEEGGHKKESHDEGDEYKKHHEEKKGSKHGKHGHKKGHKKGSKTTGYHKKSHKDDYHKEHKFYDDHHKEGKHKKYGDFHEHHSNDAGEHKKGGHHESAHKEDHFEKKGHSEKGHHDEDHKGWKKKHGHESHYAHKDDYGKKGGKSGGSEHGFKKGGGHH, encoded by the coding sequence ATGCGACACTTCTGGTTGCTGGGCCTGGTAGCCCTGGTGCTGCTGGTGTCCTTCGCTGAGGCCAACAAGAAAGAGGAAGCCTTCGAGGAGAGCGGTGGCAGCGAACAGGGCGATGAGCATCACGAAAAGAAGGGCGAGAAAGGTGATAAAGGTTACAAATCCAAGCACGGTATGGAGAAGAAGGAAAAGGGTGATCACGCGAAAGAGGAACACGAGTCACACTTTGGCGAGGAGGGAGGCCACAAGAAGGAAAGCCACGACGAGGGCGACGAGTACAAGAAGCATCACGAGGAGAAGAAGGGCTCGAAGCATGGCAAACACGGTCATAAGAAGGGCCACAAAAAGGGTTCTAAAACGACTGGTTATCACAAAAAATCTCACAAGGATGATTACCACAAGGAGCACAAGTTTTACGATGATCATCACAAGGAGGGCAAGCACAAGAAGTACGGAGACTTCCACGAGCATCACTCCAACGATGCTGGGGAGCACAAGAAGGGCGGTCACCACGAGTCGGCACACAAGGAGGATCACTTCGAGAAGAAGGGACACTCGGAGAAGGGACACCACGATGAGGATCACAAGGGCTGGAAGAAGAAGCATGGTCATGAGAGCCATTATGCGCACAAGGATGATTACGGCAAGAAGGGTGGCAAGAGTGGTGGAAGCGAGCATGGCTTCAAGAAGGGTGGGGGGCATCATTGA
- the LOC129725246 gene encoding 3-hydroxykynurenine transaminase-like, with translation MQRKESATMKLLPPPTSLRLPLSIPEKVMMGPGPSNCSKRVLAALQNTSLSNFHAELFQVIDEVKDGLRYIFQTESRTTMCVSGSAHSGMEALLSNLLEDGDRALIAVNGIWAERAAEMADRYGADVRTLKGADDRPFPLEDLKKAIEQHQPKVLFVTHGDSSSGLLQPLEGLGKICHDNNCLLLVDAVASLCATSFYMDAWEIDGVYTGSQKVLGAPPGLTPISISQKALDVIRSRKTKPKVFYWDLLLLGNYWGCYDEPKKYHHTVSSNLIFALREALAQIIEEGLENVIKRRQDCAQHLYRGLANMGMDIFIKDPQHRLSSVTGIMIPKGVTWWKVSQYAMKNFSLEVQGGLGPTWEKAWRVGIMGECSTVQKINYYLYSFRESLKATHPDYAFDERNGYH, from the exons ATGCAACGAAAAGAAAG TGCAACCATGAAACTGCTCCCACCGCCTACCAGCCTCCGGCTGCCGCTGTCCATTCCGGAGAAGGTGATGATGGGTCCAGGTCCCTCGAACTGCTCGAAGCGTGTCCTTGCGGCGCTGCAAAATACATCACTCAGCAATTTTCACGCCGAACTTTTTCAAGTGATCGACGAAGTCAAGGACGGCCTACGGTACATTTTTCAAACCGAAAGTCGTACCACGATGTGCGTAAGTGGCTCCGCCCACAGCGGAATGGAGGCTTTGCTGAGTAATTTGTTGGAAGATGGTGACCGTGCACTAATTGCGGTCAATGGCATTTGGGCGGAACGTGCCGCCGAAATGGCTGATCGCTACGGAGCGGATGTACGGACACTGAAGGGAGCCGACGATAGACCGTTTCCTTTGGAGGATTTAAAGAAAGCAATAGAACAGCACCAGCCCAAGGTTCTGTTTGTGACGCATGGCGATTCCTCCAGTGGACTGCTACAACCACTGGAAGGTCTTGGGAAGATTTGTCACGACAATAACTGCTTACTGCTGGTGGACGCAGTGGCTAGTCTTTGCGCGACGTCTTTCTACATGGACGCCTGGGAAATCGACGGAGTCTACACGGGATCACAGAAGGTCTTGGGAGCACCGCCCGGTCTTACGCCTATTTCAATCAGTCAGAAAGCACT AGATGTAATTCGATCGAGAAAAACGAAACCGAAAGTATTCTACTGGGACCTGCTTCTTCTCGGCAATTATTGGGGCTGCTATGATGAACCAAAAAA ATACCACCACACGGTTTCCTCTAATCTAATATTCGCACTTCGCGAAGCCCTTGCACAAATAATCGAGGAAGGTCTGGAGAATGTAATCAAGCGTCGGCAGGACTGTGCCCAGCATCTTTACCGTGGCCTGGCTAACATGGGTATGGACATTTTCATCAAAGACCCCCAGCATAGGCTATCTTCAGTGACTGGAATTATGATCCCCAAGGGGGTCACCTGGTGGAAAGTTTCACAATACGCAATGAAGAA CTTTTCACTGGAAGTTCAAGGTGGCCTCGGACCAACATGGGAAAAGGCGTGGCGTGTTGGCATCATGGGCGAGTGCTCGACTGTACAGAAGATCAACTACTACTTGTACTCGTTTCGGGAATCACTGAAGGCAACTCATCCAGACTACGCATTCGACGAGCGGAATGGTTATCACTAG